In Ferribacterium limneticum, a genomic segment contains:
- the nirD gene encoding nitrite reductase small subunit NirD, translating into MSNWKLICKLEDIPQLGSRVVHWEERGKIAVFRTSDDEVFALHDKCPHKGGPLSQGIVHGKRVTCPLHGWNIGLEDGQAVAPDVGGCKKFEVKVENGQVYMAA; encoded by the coding sequence ATGAGCAACTGGAAACTGATCTGCAAACTGGAAGACATTCCGCAACTCGGCTCGCGCGTCGTGCATTGGGAAGAGCGCGGCAAGATCGCCGTCTTCCGCACCTCGGACGATGAAGTCTTCGCCCTGCACGACAAATGTCCGCACAAGGGCGGCCCGCTGTCGCAAGGCATCGTGCACGGCAAGCGCGTGACCTGCCCGTTGCACGGCTGGAACATCGGCCTCGAAGACGGCCAGGCCGTCGCGCCGGACGTCGGTGGCTGCAAGAAGTTTGAAGTCAAGGTCGAAAACGGCCAAGTCTACATGGCCGCCTGA
- a CDS encoding formate/nitrite transporter family protein: MAYLAPTEFVTKMIDAGESKIFMSTRDTLIRAFMAGAILNLAAAFAVTVTVQTGMPLVGAMLFPVGFIMLYLLGFDLLTGVFTLCPLALIDKRPGVTMKGILRTWGLVFTGNFAGSLTVAVLMVIVWTFGFSEAPNAIAQKIGTIGEGRTVGYSAHGAAGMLTIFTRGVLCNWMVSTGVVCAMICTNVSGKIMAMWMPIMVFFFMGFEHSVVNMFLFPTGLMMGGNFTIMDYLIWNEIPTALGNLVGGLFFVGLTMYSTHVRTAPKRKAI; encoded by the coding sequence ATGGCCTATCTGGCACCCACCGAATTCGTCACCAAAATGATCGATGCCGGCGAATCGAAAATCTTCATGTCCACCCGCGATACCCTGATCCGCGCCTTCATGGCCGGCGCCATCCTCAATCTGGCCGCTGCCTTCGCAGTCACGGTCACTGTTCAGACCGGCATGCCGCTGGTTGGCGCCATGCTCTTCCCGGTTGGCTTCATCATGCTTTACCTGCTTGGCTTCGATCTGCTCACCGGCGTGTTTACCCTCTGCCCATTGGCCCTGATCGACAAGCGTCCGGGCGTTACCATGAAGGGCATCCTGCGCACCTGGGGGCTGGTATTTACCGGCAACTTTGCCGGTTCGCTGACGGTAGCGGTGCTCATGGTCATCGTCTGGACCTTCGGTTTCTCGGAGGCCCCCAATGCCATCGCGCAAAAAATCGGCACTATCGGTGAGGGTCGGACCGTTGGCTACTCGGCGCACGGTGCGGCCGGCATGCTGACCATCTTTACCCGTGGCGTGCTGTGCAACTGGATGGTGTCGACCGGCGTCGTCTGCGCGATGATTTGTACCAATGTCTCGGGCAAGATCATGGCCATGTGGATGCCGATCATGGTCTTCTTCTTCATGGGCTTCGAGCACTCCGTCGTCAACATGTTCCTCTTCCCTACCGGCTTGATGATGGGCGGTAACTTCACGATCATGGATTACCTGATCTGGAACGAGATCCCGACTGCGCTTGGCAATCTGGTTGGTGGTCTGTTTTTCGTTGGTCTGACGATGTATTCGACCCACGTGCGTACCGCACCGAAGCGCAAGGCGATCTGA
- a CDS encoding bifunctional protein-serine/threonine kinase/phosphatase yields the protein MGRHLQVTVGQYSDNGRKELNQDFHGVCIPREPQLSAKGIAVALADGISSSPVSQEAAQSAVTGFLEDYFCTADAWSVKKSGEHVLTATNSWLHSQTQQSHHRYDRERGYVCTFSAVVIKSTTAHLFHVGDARIYRLRGSELTQLTEDHRVRVSSAQSYLARALGMDRRVDIDYQALQLAVGDLLLLATDGVYEHVDAACIRSAIDSAADLDAAARAIAEAALQAGSADNLTIQLVRIDELPDPEANEVYRQLSDLPCPPLLDARAEFEGYQIVRVIKHSARSHIYLAVDNETGERVVIKTPSTDMQADPAALERFLLEEWIARRINSAHVLKPCAHTRQRQSIYVVSEYIEGQTLTQWMIDNPRPELAVVRGLLEQIAKGLQAFHRLEMVYQDLKPDNIMIDTTGTVKIIDFGATRVAGIEEITTAVEQINLLGAALYAAPEYFLGEPGSARSDFYSLGVIAYQMLSGGFPYGTEVPKSRTKSAQKKLAYKSVLSEEREIPAWIDDALRKAVDPDPFARYEELSEFIYDLHHPNRIFLNKTKPPLIERNPVIFWKSVSFVLMLGLVMVSAVRFH from the coding sequence ATGGGACGTCATCTGCAAGTCACCGTCGGGCAGTATTCCGACAACGGGCGCAAGGAACTCAATCAGGATTTCCACGGCGTTTGCATCCCGCGCGAGCCGCAACTGTCGGCCAAGGGCATTGCCGTCGCGCTGGCCGATGGCATCAGCAGCAGCCCGGTCAGCCAGGAGGCGGCGCAGTCGGCGGTGACCGGCTTTCTCGAAGACTATTTCTGCACCGCCGATGCCTGGTCGGTGAAGAAGTCGGGCGAGCATGTGCTGACGGCGACCAATTCCTGGCTGCATTCGCAGACCCAGCAAAGCCATCACCGCTACGACCGCGAGCGTGGCTACGTGTGCACCTTCAGCGCCGTCGTCATCAAGTCCACGACGGCGCATCTCTTTCACGTCGGCGACGCCCGCATCTACCGCCTGCGCGGCAGCGAGCTGACGCAACTGACCGAGGATCACCGCGTTCGGGTGTCATCGGCCCAGAGCTACCTGGCCCGCGCCCTGGGCATGGACCGCAGGGTCGACATCGACTACCAGGCCTTGCAACTCGCCGTCGGCGACCTGCTGCTGCTCGCCACCGACGGCGTTTATGAACACGTCGACGCCGCCTGCATCCGCAGCGCCATCGACAGCGCCGCCGATCTCGACGCGGCGGCCCGGGCCATCGCCGAGGCTGCCCTGCAAGCCGGCAGCGCCGACAACCTGACCATCCAGCTCGTGCGAATCGACGAACTCCCCGACCCGGAAGCTAACGAAGTCTACCGCCAGCTTTCCGACCTGCCTTGCCCGCCCTTGCTCGACGCTCGGGCCGAGTTCGAGGGCTACCAGATCGTCCGCGTCATCAAGCACAGCGCCCGCAGCCACATCTACCTCGCCGTCGATAATGAAACCGGCGAACGCGTCGTCATCAAGACGCCATCCACCGACATGCAGGCCGACCCGGCGGCACTAGAACGTTTCCTGCTCGAAGAGTGGATCGCCCGCCGCATCAACAGCGCGCACGTCCTCAAACCCTGCGCCCACACCCGCCAGCGCCAGTCCATCTACGTCGTCAGCGAATACATCGAGGGGCAGACGCTGACGCAATGGATGATCGACAACCCACGCCCGGAACTGGCCGTCGTGCGCGGCCTCCTCGAGCAGATCGCCAAGGGCCTGCAGGCCTTCCACCGGCTGGAAATGGTCTATCAGGACCTCAAGCCGGACAACATCATGATCGACACCACGGGCACCGTGAAAATCATCGATTTCGGTGCCACCCGCGTTGCCGGCATCGAGGAAATCACCACCGCTGTCGAACAGATCAACCTGCTCGGCGCCGCCCTCTACGCCGCCCCGGAATACTTCCTCGGCGAGCCGGGCAGCGCCCGCTCCGACTTCTACTCGCTCGGCGTCATCGCCTACCAGATGCTGTCCGGCGGCTTTCCCTACGGCACGGAAGTCCCCAAGTCGCGCACCAAATCGGCGCAGAAAAAACTGGCCTACAAAAGCGTGCTCAGCGAAGAACGCGAAATCCCCGCCTGGATCGACGACGCCCTCCGCAAAGCCGTCGACCCCGACCCCTTCGCCCGCTACGAAGAGCTTTCCGAGTTCATCTACGACCTCCACCACCCGAACCGGATTTTCCTCAACAAGACCAAACCGCCCCTCATCGAGCGCAACCCGGTGATTTTCTGGAAAAGCGTTTCGTTTGTGCTGATGCTGGGGCTGGTCATGGTGAGCGCCGTTCGCTTTCACTGA
- a CDS encoding DUF1579 family protein, which yields MDIVSRAMILQPLFYSRIACVGLALVFVMPPGYAQSSAEDEAKLAEKLKVLDLFRGTWDVTIKTLTPEKPVVTSVHRNAWVLGDRYLQGDSGLKSDGSHDLSMMTYDLATGKYPLWIFYSTGVVFALPSGDWDEATRTMVWKSPPNLLGSYQYTCVLPDNRAHRCKAVAKNWTGKVLLEQEVVAVRRAP from the coding sequence ATGGACATCGTTTCGCGTGCAATGATCTTGCAGCCCCTGTTCTACTCGCGCATCGCGTGCGTTGGTCTGGCGCTCGTCTTCGTCATGCCGCCCGGCTACGCGCAATCGTCTGCCGAGGATGAGGCCAAACTGGCTGAAAAGCTCAAGGTGCTCGATTTGTTTCGGGGCACCTGGGACGTCACGATCAAGACGCTTACGCCGGAGAAACCGGTCGTCACCTCGGTGCACCGGAATGCCTGGGTGCTTGGCGACCGCTATCTGCAAGGCGACAGCGGACTTAAATCCGATGGGTCGCACGATCTCAGCATGATGACTTACGACCTGGCGACGGGGAAATATCCGCTGTGGATCTTCTACTCGACTGGCGTTGTCTTTGCCCTGCCGTCCGGAGACTGGGACGAAGCGACGCGGACCATGGTCTGGAAGAGTCCGCCGAATCTGCTCGGCTCCTACCAGTACACCTGCGTGCTACCCGACAATCGCGCGCATCGCTGCAAGGCGGTGGCCAAGAACTGGACGGGCAAGGTGCTGCTCGAACAGGAAGTCGTGGCCGTGCGGCGTGCGCCGTGA
- a CDS encoding transcriptional regulator: protein MHTVAETEVFQRYAASIWSESERLEFIEWIAANPLAGDVIPGSGGCRKVRWSRSGMGKRGGARVIYFNVLDGRIWLLIAYAKAKFDNLPAEFLFRLKAEVERG from the coding sequence ATGCACACTGTTGCCGAAACCGAGGTATTCCAACGTTACGCTGCTTCCATTTGGTCCGAAAGCGAGCGTCTCGAATTCATCGAGTGGATAGCCGCAAATCCGTTGGCTGGTGATGTCATTCCCGGGTCCGGCGGCTGCCGAAAAGTGAGATGGAGCCGCTCCGGGATGGGCAAGCGTGGCGGTGCGCGGGTGATTTATTTCAACGTGCTGGATGGCCGAATATGGTTGCTGATTGCTTACGCAAAAGCCAAGTTCGACAACCTGCCAGCCGAGTTTCTATTCAGACTGAAAGCCGAGGTGGAACGTGGATAA
- a CDS encoding helix-turn-helix domain-containing protein: MEQFQNDLLASVRQMKTGKAARVTAVEVSAATEARNRVGMSQSEFAKLLGVSVRTLQDWEQGRREPSGAAKTLLRIASQNPEAVKAAA, encoded by the coding sequence ATGGAACAATTCCAGAACGATCTGCTGGCCTCCGTTCGCCAGATGAAAACCGGCAAGGCGGCGCGGGTAACCGCCGTCGAAGTGTCGGCCGCAACCGAAGCGCGCAACCGCGTCGGCATGTCGCAAAGCGAGTTCGCCAAGTTGCTTGGTGTATCGGTCCGCACTTTGCAGGACTGGGAACAAGGCCGCCGCGAACCTTCCGGTGCCGCCAAGACCCTGCTGCGTATTGCGTCGCAGAATCCGGAGGCGGTCAAGGCGGCTGCTTGA
- a CDS encoding Acg family FMN-binding oxidoreductase: MLGRRQFVVGAGALAVAAPLLVGCSTDSPVEDAARRLRRPVAVGAGDRALLLGELVRHATLAPSSHNTQCWKFRVRDGLITIAPDFSRRCPAVDPDDHHLFVSLGCASENLVQAALANGLQATASFDPAGDGEVVVRLEATKAHVSPLFQAIAERQCTRGDYDGRPLSTAELRLLEQAGSGNGVRVLLLTERSAMETVLDYVVSGNTAQINDPAFIKELKTWIRFSHDEAIRTGDGLFAGATGNPAVPRWLGSRMMGLFLTAKSENERYARQIRNSAGIAVFLSEVSDKAHWVETGRCYERFALQATALGIRNAFLNQPVEVAALRPQFAAAIGLGGLRPDLVVRFGRGPAMPLSMRRPVQSVLV; encoded by the coding sequence ATGTTGGGACGCAGACAGTTTGTCGTGGGCGCGGGCGCTTTGGCGGTTGCGGCGCCGTTGTTAGTGGGTTGTTCGACCGACTCGCCCGTTGAAGATGCGGCTCGCCGCCTTCGTCGCCCGGTGGCGGTGGGCGCTGGCGACCGTGCGCTGCTGCTCGGTGAACTGGTGCGTCATGCCACGCTGGCGCCATCGAGTCATAACACGCAGTGCTGGAAATTTCGGGTTCGGGATGGCTTGATTACCATCGCGCCGGACTTCTCGCGGCGCTGCCCGGCGGTCGATCCGGATGATCATCACCTGTTCGTTTCTTTGGGCTGTGCCAGCGAAAACCTGGTGCAGGCAGCGTTGGCCAACGGGCTGCAGGCCACCGCCAGTTTCGATCCGGCCGGGGATGGTGAGGTTGTTGTGCGGCTGGAGGCGACCAAGGCTCATGTCTCGCCGCTGTTTCAGGCGATTGCCGAGCGGCAGTGCACCCGCGGCGATTACGATGGCCGGCCGCTGTCCACCGCGGAGCTTCGCTTGCTTGAACAGGCCGGCAGCGGCAACGGGGTACGCGTGCTGCTGCTGACCGAACGGTCGGCGATGGAGACGGTTCTCGATTACGTGGTGTCTGGCAACACGGCGCAAATCAATGATCCGGCTTTCATCAAGGAACTGAAAACATGGATTCGCTTCAGCCATGACGAAGCGATTCGGACTGGCGATGGCCTGTTCGCCGGCGCCACGGGCAACCCGGCCGTGCCGCGCTGGCTGGGCAGCCGGATGATGGGGCTGTTCCTCACGGCAAAATCCGAGAACGAGCGCTACGCCCGGCAAATTCGCAACTCGGCCGGCATCGCCGTGTTCCTTTCGGAGGTCAGCGACAAGGCGCATTGGGTGGAAACCGGCCGCTGCTACGAGCGCTTTGCCTTGCAGGCGACGGCGCTGGGCATCCGCAACGCGTTCCTAAACCAACCGGTCGAGGTGGCAGCGCTCCGGCCACAGTTCGCCGCTGCCATCGGCCTCGGCGGGCTGCGCCCTGATCTGGTCGTGCGTTTCGGCCGCGGTCCGGCCATGCCCTTGTCGATGCGCCGACCGGTTCAGTCTGTGCTGGTCTGA
- a CDS encoding nitrate/nitrite transporter, with amino-acid sequence MDKKSFLQAGHTPTLLAAFLYFDLAFMVWVLLGPLGIGIAKDLGLSHAEKGMMVATPVLAGALLRIIMGILVDRLSPKKAAIIGQVVVIATMLYAWQIGVHSYAEVLILGLFLGVAGASFAAALPLASRWYPAEHQGTAMGIAGAGNSGTALAALFAPGLAAAFGWVNVFGIVLIPLVIVLIAFIFMAKDAPDAPPPKTFAEYMKVLKDKDAWWFMFFYSVTFGGFVGLASSLVIYFNTQYGLDPKMAGFFTAGCVFAGSLVRPIGGNVADRIGGVKSLTVMYIFAAIFLAIVSFGLPEAWMALAAFVGAMLALGMGNGAVFQLVPQRFRKEIGVMTGLVGMAGGVGGFYLASSLGYSKQLTGSYQAGFLIFAALAVFALVGLTSVKTRWRTTWGASHLTAAKI; translated from the coding sequence ATGGACAAGAAATCATTCCTGCAGGCCGGCCATACGCCGACGCTGCTCGCGGCTTTTCTCTACTTCGATCTCGCCTTCATGGTCTGGGTGCTGCTTGGCCCGCTGGGCATCGGCATTGCCAAGGATCTTGGCCTGTCGCACGCCGAAAAAGGCATGATGGTGGCCACCCCGGTGCTGGCCGGGGCGCTGCTGCGCATCATCATGGGCATTCTGGTGGATCGTCTGTCGCCGAAAAAGGCGGCGATCATCGGGCAGGTCGTGGTCATCGCCACCATGCTCTACGCCTGGCAGATCGGCGTTCATTCCTACGCTGAAGTGCTGATCCTCGGTCTCTTCCTCGGTGTCGCCGGTGCTTCCTTCGCCGCCGCCTTGCCGCTCGCTTCGCGCTGGTATCCGGCCGAACATCAGGGCACGGCGATGGGCATTGCCGGTGCCGGCAACTCGGGTACGGCGCTGGCCGCCCTGTTCGCCCCCGGTCTGGCGGCTGCCTTCGGCTGGGTCAATGTCTTCGGCATCGTGCTGATTCCGCTGGTCATCGTGCTGATCGCCTTCATCTTCATGGCCAAGGATGCGCCGGATGCCCCGCCGCCCAAGACCTTCGCCGAATACATGAAGGTCCTCAAAGACAAGGATGCCTGGTGGTTCATGTTCTTCTACTCGGTCACCTTCGGTGGCTTCGTCGGTCTGGCCTCGTCGCTGGTCATCTACTTCAACACCCAGTACGGCCTTGATCCGAAGATGGCCGGCTTCTTCACCGCCGGTTGCGTCTTCGCCGGTTCGCTGGTGCGGCCGATCGGTGGCAACGTGGCCGACCGCATCGGCGGCGTCAAGTCGCTGACCGTGATGTACATCTTCGCCGCCATCTTCCTGGCCATCGTCAGCTTTGGTTTGCCGGAAGCGTGGATGGCGCTGGCCGCCTTTGTCGGCGCCATGCTGGCGCTGGGCATGGGCAACGGCGCGGTGTTTCAGCTCGTGCCGCAGCGCTTTCGCAAGGAAATCGGCGTGATGACCGGGCTGGTCGGCATGGCCGGTGGCGTCGGCGGCTTCTACCTGGCTTCCAGTCTGGGTTACTCGAAGCAACTGACGGGTTCCTATCAGGCCGGCTTCCTGATCTTTGCCGCCCTCGCCGTCTTCGCGCTGGTCGGCCTGACCAGCGTCAAGACCCGCTGGCGTACGACGTGGGGCGCGAGCCACCTGACGGCAGCCAAGATCTGA
- a CDS encoding bifunctional protein-serine/threonine kinase/phosphatase, producing the protein MPLKVEVGHASLTGPRERNEDFCGVATPEGQELENKGVIAAVADGIGGHKGGREASEYTVRGLLSDYFATPDTWGVPRAIETVTTALNRWVIAEGSRNAELSGMATTLSVLVLRGRRFYMAHIGDSRIYRLQEGRLQQMTVDHTWEHPELNNVLSRAIGLDPRVLLDFADGELAVNDRFLLVSDGVWGILPDALIAEVLLDHPDPQAAAAALTSLALAQGGHDNATAVVVDVLGLPPASLRDSLESAASLPLPHRLKVGHELDGLIVEEVLHDSRETLLYRVRNPRNSQQLVLKTLQPAMEGDQGAIAALLMEEWRARRVVSPFFPQVVPAEQRSCLYYLMTWHAGATLQARLDAGQHFPAGEVVRLGIALLKAIGALHRLDIVHRDIKTDNIHLGQDGVLRVLDLGVAISLAERKADEPIGQAGTPSYMAPELYDSPEPQPGHDLYAAGVTLYHLLTRKYPYGEIEPFQTPKFGEPARPTRWRPEIPGWLENILLKAVAREAKDRFETAEEFVLALERGATRPIAAPSRQPLIERNPLQFWKVLAALSLAVNLILLLILMR; encoded by the coding sequence ATGCCCTTAAAAGTTGAAGTCGGTCACGCCTCGCTGACCGGGCCGCGCGAGCGGAACGAGGATTTTTGCGGCGTCGCCACGCCGGAAGGGCAGGAGCTCGAAAACAAGGGCGTCATTGCCGCCGTCGCCGACGGCATCGGCGGCCACAAGGGCGGCCGCGAGGCCTCCGAATACACGGTGCGTGGCCTGCTCTCCGATTATTTCGCGACGCCCGACACCTGGGGCGTGCCGCGCGCCATCGAAACGGTGACCACGGCGCTCAACCGCTGGGTCATCGCCGAAGGCAGCCGCAACGCCGAACTGTCCGGCATGGCGACCACGCTGTCGGTGCTCGTTCTGCGCGGTCGCCGCTTCTATATGGCGCATATTGGCGACAGCCGCATCTACCGCCTGCAGGAAGGCCGTCTGCAGCAAATGACGGTCGATCACACCTGGGAACACCCGGAACTCAACAACGTGCTGTCGCGCGCCATCGGCCTCGACCCGCGCGTCCTGCTCGATTTCGCCGACGGTGAACTGGCGGTCAATGACCGTTTCCTGCTTGTTTCCGATGGCGTCTGGGGCATCCTGCCTGATGCGCTGATCGCCGAGGTGCTGCTCGACCATCCCGATCCGCAGGCCGCCGCCGCCGCGCTGACCAGCCTGGCGCTGGCCCAGGGCGGCCACGACAACGCGACGGCCGTCGTCGTCGACGTGCTCGGCCTGCCGCCGGCCAGCCTGCGCGACAGCCTGGAAAGCGCGGCCAGCCTGCCTTTGCCGCATCGCCTCAAAGTCGGGCATGAACTCGATGGCCTGATTGTCGAGGAGGTGCTGCACGACTCGCGCGAAACCTTGCTCTATCGCGTGCGCAACCCACGCAATAGCCAACAGCTAGTGCTCAAGACCCTGCAACCGGCGATGGAAGGCGACCAGGGCGCCATCGCCGCGCTGCTCATGGAGGAATGGCGGGCCAGGCGCGTCGTTTCGCCGTTCTTCCCGCAGGTCGTGCCGGCCGAGCAGCGCAGCTGCCTCTACTACCTCATGACCTGGCACGCCGGAGCGACGCTGCAGGCCCGGCTCGATGCCGGCCAGCATTTCCCGGCCGGCGAGGTTGTCCGGCTCGGCATTGCCCTGCTCAAGGCGATTGGCGCCTTGCACCGGCTCGACATCGTGCATCGCGACATCAAGACCGACAACATCCACCTCGGCCAGGATGGCGTGCTGCGTGTCCTCGACCTCGGCGTCGCCATCAGCCTGGCCGAACGCAAGGCTGACGAGCCGATCGGTCAGGCCGGCACGCCGTCCTACATGGCGCCGGAACTGTACGACAGCCCCGAGCCGCAGCCCGGCCACGACCTCTACGCCGCCGGTGTGACGCTCTACCACCTGCTGACGCGCAAATATCCCTACGGCGAAATCGAACCCTTCCAGACGCCGAAATTCGGCGAGCCGGCCCGACCGACCCGCTGGCGCCCGGAAATTCCCGGCTGGCTCGAAAATATCCTGCTCAAGGCCGTGGCGCGCGAAGCAAAAGATCGCTTCGAGACGGCCGAGGAGTTCGTCCTGGCCCTCGAACGCGGCGCCACCCGGCCGATCGCCGCGCCGAGCCGGCAACCCCTGATCGAGCGCAATCCGCTGCAATTCTGGAAAGTCCTCGCGGCGCTGTCTCTCGCGGTCAACCTGATTTTGTTGCTCATTTTGATGCGCTAG
- a CDS encoding ABC transporter substrate-binding protein — MQKFRNWYAVLAIALWSVGGPLWAEPQSIKIGVVGPLSAKSSEDMGLSIVGGAKVFLSDINTTGGIMGRPIELVIRDDQAKPEVGVAIARELVEKEKVVAVVGFANTGVALPSAKVLQEARIPLIVSGATGATITRSFMPPAYPVSYVFRTSASDELQPVVILDDVIDRRKLGRIALLHDESPYGQFGRQSVLAELERRKLKPVTVASFKVGETDMRAPLQQVKESGADVIVMYCLGADAATLVKSAEKVNLKLPMVGPWTLSQKTFIDQAGKSAEGARTSVTFIESELSSIKSQFSLNYRKINKVSRIPSAVAAAQTYDALRLISLAIFQANSTEGPQIQAALEDMQYPTSSTVVSRYAKPFTKTDHEAVAGNMVIMGEIRNGQVAYAYKEDASNSAIMRTKAPAR, encoded by the coding sequence ATGCAAAAATTCAGAAACTGGTATGCAGTTTTGGCGATCGCCTTGTGGTCAGTGGGTGGTCCGCTATGGGCCGAGCCGCAAAGTATCAAGATTGGCGTGGTCGGCCCACTCAGTGCAAAGTCGTCGGAGGACATGGGGCTGAGCATTGTCGGTGGGGCCAAGGTGTTTCTTTCGGACATCAACACGACGGGCGGGATCATGGGGCGGCCGATTGAACTGGTCATCCGTGACGACCAGGCCAAGCCGGAGGTCGGCGTAGCCATTGCCCGGGAACTGGTGGAAAAGGAAAAGGTGGTCGCCGTCGTCGGCTTCGCCAATACCGGGGTCGCCTTGCCGTCGGCCAAGGTGCTGCAGGAGGCGAGAATTCCGCTGATCGTGAGCGGCGCGACCGGCGCCACAATCACCCGCTCGTTCATGCCGCCAGCCTATCCGGTCAGCTACGTGTTCCGTACCTCGGCCAGCGACGAACTGCAGCCGGTCGTCATCCTCGACGACGTGATCGACCGGCGAAAACTGGGCCGGATCGCGCTACTGCACGACGAGTCACCCTATGGCCAGTTCGGCCGGCAAAGTGTGCTGGCCGAACTGGAACGGCGCAAGCTCAAACCGGTTACCGTGGCGAGCTTCAAGGTCGGCGAGACGGATATGAGAGCGCCGCTGCAGCAGGTCAAGGAGAGTGGCGCCGACGTTATCGTCATGTACTGCCTGGGGGCCGATGCGGCGACGCTGGTCAAAAGTGCCGAGAAAGTGAACTTGAAATTGCCGATGGTCGGCCCGTGGACCTTGTCGCAAAAAACCTTTATCGACCAGGCAGGAAAGAGCGCCGAAGGGGCGCGGACATCGGTGACTTTCATCGAGAGCGAACTGAGTTCGATCAAGAGCCAGTTCTCTCTCAATTACCGCAAGATCAACAAAGTCAGCCGAATTCCGTCGGCGGTGGCCGCCGCCCAGACCTACGATGCGCTGCGCCTGATCTCGCTGGCCATCTTCCAGGCCAACTCGACGGAAGGGCCGCAGATTCAGGCGGCTCTCGAAGATATGCAATACCCGACCTCGTCGACAGTCGTCTCGCGCTACGCCAAGCCTTTCACCAAAACCGACCACGAGGCGGTCGCCGGGAACATGGTCATCATGGGTGAAATTCGCAATGGACAGGTCGCCTACGCCTACAAGGAAGACGCCAGCAACTCAGCAATAATGCGGACGAAAGCCCCCGCCAGATAA
- a CDS encoding MFS transporter — translation MSDPKSSPPSPTRMPRGIWMLGFVSLLMDISSEMIHSLLPLFMVGTLGASALVVGVIEGLAEATALIVKVFSGALSDYLGKRKGLAVFGYALGALSKPAFALASSTGLVFAARMADRIGKGIRGAPRDALVADISPPELRGAAFGLRQSLDTVGAFVGPLLAVGLMLLWDNDFRAVFWVAVIPGLLAVAVLVLGVQEPERPAPTVRRNPINRANLLRLGSPYWWVVAVGGLFTLARFSEAFLVLRAEQGGMVLALIPLVMVAMNVVYSLSAYPFGKLSDRCSHTKLLAIGLVVLIAADLVLASSAHWTAVLGGVALWGIHLGMTQGLLATMVADTAPADLRGTAFGFFNLVSGVAMLLASLCAGLLWDVYGAAFTFYAGAVFCLLTLALLAGRPKPG, via the coding sequence ATGAGCGACCCCAAGTCCAGCCCGCCCAGCCCGACCCGGATGCCGCGCGGCATCTGGATGCTCGGCTTCGTCAGCCTGCTCATGGATATTTCCTCCGAGATGATCCACAGCCTGCTGCCGTTGTTCATGGTCGGCACGCTGGGCGCCAGTGCGCTGGTGGTCGGCGTCATCGAAGGGCTGGCCGAGGCGACGGCGCTCATCGTCAAGGTGTTTTCCGGCGCGCTCAGTGATTACCTCGGCAAGCGCAAGGGGCTGGCGGTGTTTGGTTATGCGCTCGGGGCGCTGAGCAAGCCGGCGTTTGCGCTGGCCTCGAGCACCGGCCTCGTCTTCGCCGCCCGTATGGCGGATCGTATTGGCAAGGGCATTCGCGGGGCGCCGCGCGATGCGCTGGTTGCCGACATCTCGCCGCCGGAACTGCGCGGTGCGGCCTTCGGCCTGCGCCAGTCGCTCGATACCGTCGGCGCTTTCGTCGGGCCGTTGCTGGCGGTCGGGCTCATGTTGCTGTGGGATAACGATTTTCGGGCGGTGTTCTGGGTGGCGGTCATTCCCGGGCTGCTCGCCGTGGCCGTGCTGGTTTTGGGCGTGCAGGAACCGGAACGCCCGGCGCCTACGGTGCGGCGCAATCCGATCAACCGGGCCAATCTGTTGCGCCTCGGCTCGCCCTACTGGTGGGTGGTGGCGGTCGGCGGGCTGTTTACGCTGGCCCGTTTCAGCGAGGCTTTTCTCGTGCTGCGCGCGGAGCAGGGCGGCATGGTGCTGGCCCTCATCCCGCTGGTCATGGTCGCCATGAACGTCGTTTATTCGCTGTCGGCCTACCCGTTCGGAAAACTGTCGGATCGGTGCAGCCACACCAAACTGCTGGCCATCGGCCTCGTCGTGCTGATCGCTGCCGATCTCGTGCTGGCGAGCAGTGCGCACTGGACGGCAGTACTCGGTGGCGTGGCGCTGTGGGGCATCCACCTCGGGATGACCCAGGGCCTGCTGGCGACGATGGTCGCCGACACGGCACCGGCCGATTTGCGCGGCACGGCCTTCGGTTTCTTCAACCTGGTCAGCGGCGTCGCGATGTTGCTGGCCAGCCTTTGCGCCGGCCTGCTCTGGGATGTCTACGGTGCCGCCTTCACCTTTTACGCCGGGGCTGTCTTCTGCCTGCTGACCCTGGCCTTGCTGGCCGGGCGACCAAAGCCGGGGTGA